The genomic stretch CTGATCAGGGGCGGGGCCGCGTTCGCCGGCCTGGACAACTACGCCGAGTTGCTCGCCGGCGAGGAGTTCTGGCAGGTCTTGTGGCGCACTGTCGTGTGGACCGCGATCAACGTGGTGCTCATCGTGGTCCTGTCCACGGGCGTCGCCCTCATGCTCGTCCGCCTGCGCCGCGGCCTGCGCCTGGCCCTGATGAGCGCCCTCGCCCTGGCCTGGGCCACGCCGATCGTCGCGGCCACCACGGTCTTCCAATGGCTCTTCCAATCGGAGCTCGGAGTGGTCAACTGGCTGCTGGTCACGCTGGGGTTCGACTCGTTCCGCGGCTACACGTGGTTCGCGAACGGCACGGCCACGTTCGCCGTGCTCGTGATCCTCGTGGTGTGGCAGTCGGTGCCGTTCGCCGCGCTCACCCTCTACGCCGGCCTGACCACGATCCCGGCCGAGCTGTACGAGTCCGCCAGGATCGACGGCGGCACCGGATGGCAGGTGTTCTGGAAGGTCACCCTGCCGATACTCAGGCAGCTGTTCGCCCTGATCACCTCGCTGGAGGTGATCTGGGTGGCCAAATGTTTCCCGCAGATCTGGGTGCTCAGCCAGGGCGGCCCGGACGGGGCGACCACCACCCTCCCGGTGTACGCATTCAAGATCGCCCGCGTGCTGCACCGGTACGACCTGGGCTCGGCGGTCGCCATGCTCACGGTCGTCGTCCTCGCCGTCGCCCTGGTCAGCAACCTGCGAAGGATGGTCCGCCAGTGAAGAGGCTGACACTCAACGCGGCCGCGATGGCCGTGCTGATCATGACGATCTTCCCGGTCTACTGGATGTTCCTGACCGCGTTCAAGCCGACCAGGGACATCCAGGCGGCCACGCCGACGTTCTGGCCGGCGGACCCGACGCTGGAGCACTTCGCGACGGCCGTGAACGCGCCGGGGTTCTGGACCTACTGGCGCAACAGTCTCGTCGTCACCGTGGCCGCGGTGCTGATCGCGCTGGTGGTGGCGCTGCTGGCGGCGTTCGCGGCGGCCAGGATGCGGTGGCGGGGGAGAGGGGCGTTCGTGGTCGCGGTGTTCGCGGCGCAGATGGCGCCGTGGGAGGCGCTGCTGGTGCCGGTGTTCATCATCGCCAGGGACACCGAGCTGCTGGACTCGCTGGCCATGCTGACCGGGGTCTACTTCATGATCACGCTGCCGTTCACGATCGTGACGTTGCGCGGATTCCTGGCCGCCATCCCGCTGGAGCTGGAGGAGGCGGCGCAGGTGGACGGGTGTAGCCGGATGGTGGCTTTCCGCCGGGTGGTCTTCCCGCTGCTGGCGCCCGGGCTGATGGCGACGTCGCTGTTCGGGTTCATCACGGCGTGGAACGAGTTCGCGTTCGTGAACGTGCTGATCATCAAGGATCAGGACAAGCGGACGCTGCCGGTGTGGCTGTCGTCGTTCAGCGACGTGTTCGGCACGGACTGGGGCGCCACGATGGCCGCGGCCAGCCTGTTCGCCCTGCCCGCGCTGCTGCTCTTCCTGTTCCTGCAGCGCCGCGTGGGCACCGGGATGACGGCGGGTGCCGTCAAGGGCTGAAATCGGCTGGGGAGAACGTCTGCCGAAGAACCCGATCTACGGCGGCCCCATGCCCGCGGACATGGACGACTAAGTGGCCACCGGCGGGGCGGTGAAGGCGGCGTGCCGGGCCTTCGCGTCGGCCTCGGGCAGCAAGGCGCGGGCCGCCAGCCAGGCGGCGGCGCCCGCCGCGTCGCGTGCCGTCGTGACGGTCTCGCCGTCGAGCAGTTCCATCACGGCCTGCCGGATCGGCCCTTCGCTGGTCAGCACGCTCCCGGCGAGCACCACCGGGCCGGAGACGTGGACGCGCCGGAGCGTGGCGACCAGGCGGTCGGCGGCCTCGCGCACGATCCCGGCCGCCATCGAGTCGCCTGCCGCCGCGGCCTGGCTGACGAGTGAGGACAAAGCGGCCAGGCGCATGTGGTCGGCCTGCGCCAGCCGCACGATGCGGTCCGCGACGCCGCGCGGCGTGGCCGGCCGCTCGTCGCCGAGGAAGTGCCCGGCGACCAGGGTCACCAGCGGTCCGCCGACAGGGCCGCGCGCCCCCGGCGCGTCCGAGGGCGCGTCGATGGCCGTCACGGGCAGCCCCCGGTCGAAGGCGTCCACGACCGCCTTGGCCGCCGCGCGCCCGATCCAGAAGCCCGACCCCTCATCGCCCAGCAGCCACCCCAGCCCGTCAGCGATCACGCCCAGCTCGTAGCCCTCGATCCTGGCCGCGACCGCGCCCGTGCCGGAGAGCAGCAGCGAGCCGTCGGGCTCGGCGGATCCGGCCACGTAAGCGATCGGCACGTCGCCGATGTGCCGCGGCCCCTCGGCGATCCCGTGATCTGCCCAGACCTTCGCCAGCGCGGGCACCATTTCGGTCACCCGCCCCGCGATCCCGGCCACGGAGCCCACCACCCGGCCGCCGTCGTGCGGCCTGAGCGCCGCCGCCAGCGCCTCCTCGATGGCCGCCACCGCCTTGGCCAGCCCGTGAGCAGTGGGATTGCCCGCGCCGGCCCGGGTGTAGGCCACCCGGGTGCCGTCGAGCGCGTGGACGGCGACCCGCGTGGAGGTGGCCCCGGCATCGACACCGACCACTAGCGATTGCGTCACGGTCTGAGTCTGGGGGTTGACGTGACCGAGAAGCAAGAATAATTTTCGCCAGAAGACCGGGTATTCGGAAGGAATATTCGTGACTTCAGGAGCGCTTGGGCGCGTCGAAACAGAACTACCCGGTTTGCCGGAAGCATTGCGCAGGGTCGGCGAGGTGATACTCGATGACCCGGCCGAGGCCGCGCGGTCGACCATCATCGCGCTGGCCGAGCGGGCGGGCAGCTCGCCCGCCACCGTGACCAGGTTCTGCCGCGCGTTCGGCTTCTCCGGCTACGCCGAGTTGCGTGTCGCGCTCGCCACCGAGACCGGCCGGGCCGCCCAGGCGGGCTGGGGCGCGGGCGTCGGCCACGAGATCGGTCCGGAGGACCCGCTCGACAAGGCCGTGGAGGTCATGGCCGCCGCCGACGCCAGGCTCATCCAGGACACCGCCGCGCAGCTCGACCTCGACCTGGTCGCCCGGGTGGCCGACGCCATCGTGGCGGCCCCGCGCGTGCTCCTGGTAGGCGTCTCCACGAGCGGGAACGTGGCCACCATGTTCGAAGGCAGGTTACGCCGCATCGGCATTCCCGGCTGGAGCGCGGGCGACGCGCACGTGGCCCTGTCGGAGGCGGCGCTGCTCAAGCAGGGCGACGTGGCCATCGGCATCAGCCACCGGGGCCGTACCCGCGAGGTCATGGAGTCACTGGCCGAGGCGGGCAGCCACGGCGCGCTGACGGTCGCGGTCACGTCCTTCGCCCGCTCCCCGCTGGCCGACCTGGCCGACCTGGTGCTGACCACCGCCAGCAGGGAGACCACGTTCCGGCTCGGCGGGCTGGCCGCCGTCCATTCGCAGCTGTTCGTGTTGGACGCCGTCTATGTGGCGGTCGCGCAACGCACCTACGAGCGCACCAACGAGGCGTTCGAGCGCACGATCAGCGCCGTGGAGAGCCATCGCGTGGAGAGAGGTTGAATGACGTACGCATCCAAGGTCCTCGACCTGGCCGGCCAGGTCGCGAAGAGCCAGGCCGAGCCGGTCAAGCAGGCGGCCGCGCTGATCGTGGCCTCGATCCGGGAGGGAGGCGTGGTAAACGCTTTCGGCTCGGGGCATTCCGAGGCCATCGCCATGGAGATCGCCGGACGGGCCGGCGGCCTCGTACCCAGCAACCGCCTCACACCCAGGGACCTCGTCCTGTACGGCGGCCGGCCGCCGAGCGTGCTGACACCGGAGCTGGAGCGGGACCCGGCCATCGCGCACGAGATCTACGCCCTGGCGCCGGTCGCGCCGCAGGACGTGTTCGTGCTGATCTCCAGCTCCGGTGTGAACGGCGCGGTCGTCGAGCTGGCCACGATCGTCAAGGACCGCGGCCACCCCCTCATCGCCCTGACCTCGGTCCAGCACAGCACCCGGATGACCTCGCGCCATCCGTCGGGCGGCAAGCTGCTCGACCTGGCCGACGTCGTGCTGGACAACGGCGCGCCGTACGGGGACGCCATCCTCGACCTGCCGGGCGGCGGCAGTTACGGTGCGGTGTCCACGATCACGTCAGCGTTGCTGGCGCAGATGGTGGTCACCGAGGCGGTGGACGAGCTCGTGGCGATGGGCGAGACGCCCCCCGTCTACCTGTCGGCGAACGTGACCGGCGGTGACGAGCACAACAGAGCCCTGGAGAGCCGCTACGCGGGGCGCATCCGACGCGGATCATGAATAGTCAGGAGTTACCAATGTCCAACACCCCCCATATCAGCAGGCGTGAGCTGCTCCGAGGCGCGGCCCTCGTGCCCGTGGCAGGGGCGCTGGCCGCGTGTGCCACCCCCGCGTCCCAGCCCACCGCCACGACCTCGTCGGCACCCGCCGCGACCAGCGCGGCCAACCCGTTCGGCGTGGCCGCCGACAAGCCGTTGGAGGTGTGGATCTTCGACGGCGGCTTCGGCCAGGACTACGCCAAGAACATCCACCAGCCGCTGTTCAAGACCAAATACCCGAACGTCGAGATCAAGCACAACGCGACCAAGGAGATCACCAAGGTCCTGCAGCCGCGCTTCGCCGGCGGCAACCCGCCCGAGGTGATCGACAACTCGGGCGCCAACTTCATCGACTTCGGCGCCCTCTCCCAGGACGGCCAGCTCCAGGACCTGACCCCGCTGCTCGACGCGCCCTCGTGGGACGACCCGAACACCAAGGTCAGGGACACCATCGACCCGTCGGTCATCGAGATCGGCACCTACGCCGGCAAGTTCAGCGTGCTGGGCTACGTCAACTACATCCACGGCATCTGGTACTCG from Nonomuraea polychroma encodes the following:
- a CDS encoding sugar isomerase domain-containing protein — translated: MTYASKVLDLAGQVAKSQAEPVKQAAALIVASIREGGVVNAFGSGHSEAIAMEIAGRAGGLVPSNRLTPRDLVLYGGRPPSVLTPELERDPAIAHEIYALAPVAPQDVFVLISSSGVNGAVVELATIVKDRGHPLIALTSVQHSTRMTSRHPSGGKLLDLADVVLDNGAPYGDAILDLPGGGSYGAVSTITSALLAQMVVTEAVDELVAMGETPPVYLSANVTGGDEHNRALESRYAGRIRRGS
- a CDS encoding carbohydrate ABC transporter permease gives rise to the protein MKRLTLNAAAMAVLIMTIFPVYWMFLTAFKPTRDIQAATPTFWPADPTLEHFATAVNAPGFWTYWRNSLVVTVAAVLIALVVALLAAFAAARMRWRGRGAFVVAVFAAQMAPWEALLVPVFIIARDTELLDSLAMLTGVYFMITLPFTIVTLRGFLAAIPLELEEAAQVDGCSRMVAFRRVVFPLLAPGLMATSLFGFITAWNEFAFVNVLIIKDQDKRTLPVWLSSFSDVFGTDWGATMAAASLFALPALLLFLFLQRRVGTGMTAGAVKG
- a CDS encoding N-acetylglucosamine kinase — protein: MTQSLVVGVDAGATSTRVAVHALDGTRVAYTRAGAGNPTAHGLAKAVAAIEEALAAALRPHDGGRVVGSVAGIAGRVTEMVPALAKVWADHGIAEGPRHIGDVPIAYVAGSAEPDGSLLLSGTGAVAARIEGYELGVIADGLGWLLGDEGSGFWIGRAAAKAVVDAFDRGLPVTAIDAPSDAPGARGPVGGPLVTLVAGHFLGDERPATPRGVADRIVRLAQADHMRLAALSSLVSQAAAAGDSMAAGIVREAADRLVATLRRVHVSGPVVLAGSVLTSEGPIRQAVMELLDGETVTTARDAAGAAAWLAARALLPEADAKARHAAFTAPPVAT
- a CDS encoding carbohydrate ABC transporter permease produces the protein MRTRSLWPYLLIAPTVAGGAFLLLYPLLKAAVISFQHFRMGELIRGGAAFAGLDNYAELLAGEEFWQVLWRTVVWTAINVVLIVVLSTGVALMLVRLRRGLRLALMSALALAWATPIVAATTVFQWLFQSELGVVNWLLVTLGFDSFRGYTWFANGTATFAVLVILVVWQSVPFAALTLYAGLTTIPAELYESARIDGGTGWQVFWKVTLPILRQLFALITSLEVIWVAKCFPQIWVLSQGGPDGATTTLPVYAFKIARVLHRYDLGSAVAMLTVVVLAVALVSNLRRMVRQ
- a CDS encoding MurR/RpiR family transcriptional regulator gives rise to the protein MTSGALGRVETELPGLPEALRRVGEVILDDPAEAARSTIIALAERAGSSPATVTRFCRAFGFSGYAELRVALATETGRAAQAGWGAGVGHEIGPEDPLDKAVEVMAAADARLIQDTAAQLDLDLVARVADAIVAAPRVLLVGVSTSGNVATMFEGRLRRIGIPGWSAGDAHVALSEAALLKQGDVAIGISHRGRTREVMESLAEAGSHGALTVAVTSFARSPLADLADLVLTTASRETTFRLGGLAAVHSQLFVLDAVYVAVAQRTYERTNEAFERTISAVESHRVERG